A window of the Bacteroidota bacterium genome harbors these coding sequences:
- the ispE gene encoding 4-(cytidine 5'-diphospho)-2-C-methyl-D-erythritol kinase gives MLCFPNAKINLGLRVLRKRPDGYHDIESIFLPIPWCDVLEIVKSNTNNLDKITWKNYGLEIRGGQKDNLISKAYNALNRDFSLPAIVVNLLKQIPMGAGMGGGSADGSYALKTLNELCGINLSETQLLNYASQLGADCSFFIHSKPAYVQGIGDKLSLINFEWPSKYIYVVCPPYHISTVQAYQNMKPSELSQSSLVELIDAPIGAWKDSISNDFELYAFNKFPEIANFKNKLYECGALYASMTGSGSAVYGFFNAKTDIELAKNYECRWIGLK, from the coding sequence ATGCTTTGTTTCCCCAATGCAAAAATAAATTTAGGTTTGAGGGTGCTTCGTAAGCGGCCAGATGGGTATCATGATATAGAAAGCATATTCTTGCCTATACCTTGGTGCGATGTACTGGAAATAGTAAAATCAAACACAAACAATCTCGATAAAATAACTTGGAAAAACTATGGGCTTGAAATTCGTGGTGGGCAGAAGGACAACTTGATATCAAAAGCCTATAATGCCCTGAATAGGGATTTTAGTTTGCCTGCTATCGTAGTTAATTTACTCAAACAAATACCTATGGGGGCAGGAATGGGTGGTGGCTCGGCCGATGGTTCTTATGCCTTAAAAACTTTAAATGAACTTTGTGGTATTAACTTAAGCGAAACACAATTATTAAATTATGCTTCGCAACTTGGTGCCGATTGTAGTTTCTTTATCCATAGCAAACCAGCCTATGTGCAAGGCATAGGTGATAAGTTATCTTTGATAAACTTTGAATGGCCTAGCAAGTATATATATGTTGTTTGCCCTCCGTATCATATTTCTACAGTACAGGCTTATCAAAATATGAAACCATCTGAGTTATCTCAAAGCTCTTTAGTCGAACTGATAGATGCCCCTATTGGAGCGTGGAAAGACAGTATCTCAAATGATTTTGAACTATATGCTTTTAATAAATTCCCCGAAATAGCTAATTTTAAAAATAAACTTTATGAATGTGGGGCTTTGTATGCCTCGATGACAGGGAGTGGTTCGGCAGTGTATGGATTTTTTAATGCTAAAACAGATATAGAATTAGCGAAAAATTATGAATGCAGATGGATTGGGTTAAAATAA
- a CDS encoding T9SS type A sorting domain-containing protein, translating into MKQILLIIIIAFNFQYAIASVKPIPYPVDVTQPTDVFGEPNFKMNYYPNPVGKNINIEINFDKVGTSQVEIHFRNLIGKEMISAFITETNNINPKFEIDLSDLPSGIYLMEIVTFNNGNAAKITKRITKI; encoded by the coding sequence ATGAAACAAATTCTACTTATTATTATTATTGCGTTTAACTTTCAGTATGCTATTGCATCTGTTAAACCTATACCGTATCCGGTAGATGTAACACAGCCTACCGATGTCTTTGGGGAACCTAATTTTAAAATGAATTATTACCCCAACCCTGTTGGCAAGAATATCAATATTGAGATTAACTTCGACAAAGTTGGTACCTCTCAAGTTGAGATTCATTTTAGAAACCTCATTGGCAAAGAAATGATTAGTGCCTTTATTACTGAAACAAATAATATCAATCCCAAATTTGAAATAGATCTTTCTGATTTACCTTCAGGAATTTACCTCATGGAAATCGTTACCTTCAACAATGGTAATGCTGCTAAAATAACAAAACGTATAACCAAAATCTAA
- a CDS encoding L-threonylcarbamoyladenylate synthase produces MAEIGEDIELAAEILRNGGVVAIPTETVYGLAANGLNPNAVAKIYEIKQRPSFNPLILHLSNIDQMQKFAKDIPAMAEILAHKFWPGPLTLVLKKQSIVPDLTTAGHPSVALRMPLHPITLNLLKLLDFPLAAPSANPFGYISPTTAQHVQENLGDKISYILDGGACKVGLESTIVSLLNPEAQILRFGAITQEQILEITGKIKVPTIASFADIVAPGMLKSHYAPKTPLIFGEITEESGVRNSASNVLLNYQKYKIFAPEATQFILTQSGDMEEAAKNLFEMLRKIDSMGVDKIFAEPVPPFGIGLAINDRLNRASINVDNENKFGN; encoded by the coding sequence ATGGCCGAAATAGGTGAAGATATTGAACTTGCAGCCGAGATACTAAGAAATGGCGGTGTGGTAGCTATTCCCACCGAAACTGTTTATGGACTAGCAGCCAATGGGTTAAATCCAAATGCAGTTGCTAAAATATATGAAATAAAACAGCGGCCAAGCTTCAATCCTTTAATTCTGCATCTATCAAATATTGATCAAATGCAAAAATTCGCCAAGGATATACCTGCTATGGCAGAAATTTTGGCACATAAATTTTGGCCTGGCCCACTTACCTTGGTTTTAAAAAAACAATCAATTGTCCCCGATCTCACCACGGCTGGCCACCCCTCGGTGGCTTTGCGTATGCCACTTCATCCCATTACACTAAACTTACTTAAGTTGCTGGATTTTCCATTGGCAGCCCCCAGTGCCAATCCATTTGGGTACATAAGCCCCACCACTGCACAGCATGTTCAGGAGAATTTAGGAGATAAAATTAGTTATATATTAGACGGGGGGGCATGTAAGGTTGGGCTCGAATCCACAATTGTTTCATTGTTGAATCCCGAAGCTCAAATACTCAGATTTGGAGCTATTACGCAAGAGCAAATTTTGGAAATTACTGGTAAAATTAAGGTTCCGACAATTGCGTCATTTGCCGACATCGTTGCACCTGGAATGCTTAAGAGTCATTATGCACCCAAAACACCATTGATTTTTGGTGAAATAACCGAAGAATCTGGTGTAAGAAATTCCGCAAGTAATGTTTTGCTTAATTACCAAAAATATAAAATATTTGCACCTGAGGCAACGCAATTTATCCTTACCCAATCGGGAGATATGGAAGAGGCTGCAAAGAACCTTTTTGAGATGCTCAGAAAAATAGACAGTATGGGAGTGGATAAAATATTTGCAGAACCTGTTCCTCCCTTTGGCATAGGATTAGCAATCAACGACAGACTAAATAGGGCTTCCATAAATGTTGACAACGAAAATAAATTTGGAAATTAA
- a CDS encoding bifunctional ADP-heptose synthase, which translates to MEIQKIFKDFNNLKALIVGDVMIDAYYLGKVDRISPEAPVPVVALTKKENRMGGAANVALNIKSLGASPLLCSVIGNDADAQIFKHLLNENGLDDSGIVSSTERQTTVKTRVIGNNHQMLRIDQEITDLLNPEEEDQLLEKVANLLPQADVLIFSDYDKGVLTPKVIEQIIALCKQQNIPTVADPKKRNFLAYNGVSLFKPNLKELADGLKTMPIKPESDTISNAIIQLQQQMPHQISMITLSEHGVYYSVNDQKSIIPAHLRTIADVSGAGDTVISVASLCLALNLPAERIVQLSNLAGGLVCEYLGVVPIKKEQLLEEAIQHHL; encoded by the coding sequence ATGGAAATCCAAAAAATATTTAAAGACTTCAACAATCTAAAAGCCCTGATTGTGGGCGATGTAATGATTGACGCCTATTACTTGGGCAAGGTCGATAGAATCTCTCCCGAGGCACCTGTGCCAGTGGTGGCACTTACAAAAAAAGAAAATCGAATGGGGGGAGCAGCTAATGTAGCACTCAATATAAAATCGTTGGGGGCCTCTCCCCTGCTCTGCTCTGTTATAGGTAATGATGCCGATGCTCAGATTTTTAAACATTTACTAAATGAAAATGGTCTCGATGACAGTGGCATAGTTTCATCTACCGAGCGTCAAACAACCGTTAAGACTAGAGTTATTGGAAATAACCACCAAATGCTGCGGATAGACCAGGAAATAACTGACCTGTTGAACCCCGAAGAAGAAGACCAATTACTTGAAAAGGTAGCCAATTTATTACCTCAGGCCGATGTCCTTATTTTTTCTGACTACGACAAAGGGGTTCTTACCCCAAAAGTAATCGAGCAAATTATAGCTCTTTGCAAACAGCAGAATATACCCACGGTTGCCGATCCCAAAAAAAGAAACTTCCTTGCTTACAATGGAGTATCACTGTTCAAACCTAACTTGAAAGAACTGGCAGATGGGCTTAAAACTATGCCCATTAAACCTGAGAGTGACACTATTTCGAATGCTATTATACAATTACAACAGCAAATGCCGCATCAGATTTCTATGATTACGCTTAGCGAGCATGGTGTATATTATAGTGTGAATGATCAAAAGTCTATTATTCCAGCACATCTGCGAACCATTGCCGATGTTTCGGGTGCCGGAGATACTGTAATAAGTGTTGCTTCACTATGTTTAGCTTTGAACCTGCCTGCTGAGCGTATAGTTCAGTTATCGAATCTTGCAGGAGGCTTGGTTTGCGAATACTTGGGTGTAGTACCCATTAAAAAAGAACAATTGTTGGAAGAAGCAATTCAACATCATTTATAA
- a CDS encoding pyridoxal phosphate-dependent aminotransferase, with product MLHLANRLNRFNESQTIGMAKLGRELAAKGHDVINLSFGEPDFETPQHIKDAAKTAIDEGYTFYTPVAGYLELRQAISDKFDRENNLKYATDQIVVSVGAKHSIMNVVLCTVNPGDEVIIPNPYWVSYGAMVRLAEGTPIHIHTTVDNDFKITPEQLEAAITPRTSLFMFSSPCNPTGSLYSKNELAALAEVFARYPDIYIISDEIYEHINFVGKHESIAQFESIAERVITVNGVSKGFAMTGWRIGYIGASKIVAQSCEKMQGQFTSGACSIAQRAAIAALNSNLQPTWDMRDAFLRRRNLVLEMMKEIPGVKTNIPGGAFYVFPDVSAFFGKTDGSNLISNSEDLCMYLLNTEYVSLVSGDAFGDANCLRFSYAAADEKLIEAVNRIKTALSKLH from the coding sequence ATGCTGCATTTAGCCAACAGACTCAACCGTTTTAACGAATCACAAACCATAGGCATGGCCAAATTAGGCCGCGAGCTTGCTGCCAAAGGCCATGATGTGATCAATCTCAGTTTTGGTGAGCCTGATTTTGAAACCCCTCAACATATAAAAGACGCTGCAAAAACTGCTATAGACGAAGGCTATACTTTTTATACACCCGTGGCAGGCTATCTAGAACTTAGGCAAGCTATTTCAGACAAATTTGACCGTGAGAATAACCTGAAATATGCTACCGATCAAATAGTAGTGAGCGTGGGTGCCAAGCACAGTATTATGAATGTGGTGCTTTGCACAGTGAATCCTGGCGATGAAGTAATTATTCCCAATCCCTATTGGGTAAGTTACGGTGCTATGGTGAGGTTGGCGGAAGGAACCCCTATTCATATTCATACTACAGTTGACAATGATTTTAAAATTACGCCCGAACAATTAGAAGCAGCAATCACACCGCGTACAAGTCTTTTTATGTTCTCGTCGCCCTGCAATCCTACAGGAAGTTTATATAGCAAAAATGAGTTAGCTGCATTGGCCGAAGTATTTGCACGGTATCCCGATATTTATATTATATCGGATGAAATATATGAGCATATCAATTTTGTGGGCAAGCACGAAAGTATCGCTCAATTTGAGTCTATTGCTGAACGGGTAATTACGGTAAACGGGGTTTCCAAGGGATTTGCCATGACAGGTTGGCGTATAGGTTATATCGGAGCTAGTAAAATTGTGGCCCAAAGTTGCGAAAAAATGCAAGGGCAATTTACCAGCGGAGCCTGTTCTATCGCCCAACGTGCAGCAATTGCCGCTCTCAATAGCAATTTACAACCTACCTGGGATATGCGAGATGCTTTTCTTCGTAGACGTAATTTGGTATTGGAAATGATGAAGGAAATTCCTGGCGTGAAAACAAATATACCCGGAGGTGCCTTTTATGTGTTCCCTGATGTTAGTGCATTTTTCGGTAAAACAGATGGTAGCAATCTTATAAGCAATAGCGAAGATCTTTGCATGTATTTGCTTAATACCGAATATGTGAGTTTAGTTTCAGGCGATGCTTTTGGCGATGCGAATTGTTTAAGATTTAGTTATGCCGCCGCCGATGAGAAACTTATTGAAGCGGTAAACCGTATCAAAACAGCATTATCGAAATTGCACTAA
- the cmk gene encoding (d)CMP kinase: MRKIIIAIDGFSSCGKSTMAKDLAKKLDYRYVDSGAMYRAVTFYFMSKHLDYTQHSIVLSELPNIHIEFHLNTETKNSDTYLNGENVEEKIRGMNVSMHVSNVSTIKEVRHAMVALQKQMSRSKAIVMDGRDIGTAVFPNAELKIFVTANPETRAQRRYKELQVKGEDVTMEEVKQNLAERDHIDSTRKESPLQQAEDAIVLDNSHLSKEQQMEFVYNLVMEKKLMEDIQLHQLHFSQGERDLV; encoded by the coding sequence ATGCGTAAAATAATTATAGCCATTGATGGTTTTTCAAGTTGCGGCAAAAGCACCATGGCCAAAGACTTGGCTAAGAAACTTGATTACAGATATGTTGATTCTGGTGCTATGTACCGAGCTGTTACTTTTTACTTTATGAGCAAACATTTGGATTATACCCAACATTCAATTGTTTTATCAGAGCTTCCCAATATTCACATAGAATTCCACTTGAACACTGAAACCAAAAACAGCGATACTTATTTGAATGGTGAAAATGTGGAAGAGAAAATCAGAGGTATGAATGTGTCGATGCATGTTAGTAATGTGAGCACCATCAAAGAAGTTCGCCATGCCATGGTAGCATTGCAAAAACAAATGAGTAGGTCGAAAGCAATTGTGATGGATGGCCGTGATATAGGTACTGCGGTATTTCCAAATGCAGAACTTAAAATATTTGTGACAGCAAATCCAGAAACACGAGCACAGCGTCGCTACAAGGAATTGCAAGTAAAAGGCGAAGACGTAACCATGGAAGAAGTAAAACAAAATCTGGCCGAACGTGACCATATTGATTCTACACGCAAAGAAAGTCCACTGCAACAAGCCGAGGACGCCATAGTATTAGACAATTCCCATTTGTCCAAAGAGCAGCAGATGGAATTTGTATACAATTTGGTAATGGAAAAAAAATTGATGGAAGATATACAATTACATCAATTGCATTTTTCGCAGGGAGAACGTGATTTGGTGTGA
- a CDS encoding C40 family peptidase → MMNVKIKNIILLLFALSLAVLSNAQSKKYKKTYKKRKVAHKVTPRTLPDTNIVAKNTYSIKDSNTADSLFSFAKSHLGIRYCYGGVDARGFDCSGFVLYCFKHFGYKLPHEAGQQMKVSNPQTEQTAKKGDIIFFGYYNKKTRSYYISHSGIVASTDGGKIWFIHSASHAGIRLDCLDQGWYRQRFAGIGRVIEPKVIATPKTETEVPFPTN, encoded by the coding sequence ATGATGAATGTAAAAATTAAAAATATAATACTGCTTTTATTTGCTTTGTCATTAGCTGTTTTAAGCAATGCACAAAGCAAAAAGTACAAAAAGACTTACAAAAAACGCAAAGTTGCCCATAAGGTTACACCTCGTACACTGCCCGATACGAATATCGTTGCCAAAAACACTTACAGTATTAAAGATTCAAATACTGCTGACAGCCTTTTTAGTTTTGCAAAAAGCCATTTAGGAATTCGTTATTGCTATGGTGGAGTTGATGCACGGGGATTTGATTGCTCAGGTTTTGTGCTGTATTGTTTTAAACATTTCGGCTACAAGTTGCCACACGAAGCTGGCCAACAAATGAAAGTGAGCAATCCGCAAACCGAGCAAACTGCTAAAAAAGGTGATATTATTTTCTTTGGATATTATAATAAGAAAACGCGAAGTTATTATATAAGTCATAGCGGAATTGTAGCTTCGACAGATGGCGGAAAAATTTGGTTTATTCATTCGGCAAGCCATGCCGGAATTAGATTAGATTGTTTGGACCAAGGTTGGTACCGACAAAGATTTGCAGGCATTGGTAGGGTGATAGAGCCTAAGGTTATTGCCACGCCAAAAACGGAAACTGAAGTACCATTCCCAACAAATTAA
- the bamD gene encoding outer membrane protein assembly factor BamD encodes MTNFPLFGLSLPFILKRLSLNINLLVLCFLMLAASCKTEYSRISKDPDMQKKLEYAHKYYKAKEFEKAMVLFDQVSAFITGQKEQEEIQYYIAYCNYNMGNYDLASYLFKSYHENYPSSKNAEECYYMYAYSHYISSQGSELDPTNNYKAIDEFQSFINIYPESKRVEEANKCIDKLRGIMATKSYNNAKLYYKIEDYKAAIVALRNAIKAWPDIEQREEMEYMVVKSHYLLALNSAELVEEEGKIKKIKLERYQSMTEAYILFKEIYPQSKYLDELAGYYNKTQKEIIKLS; translated from the coding sequence ATGACAAATTTTCCCTTATTTGGACTATCTTTGCCGTTCATTTTGAAACGGCTGTCCCTAAATATTAATTTGTTAGTTTTATGTTTTTTAATGCTGGCTGCATCGTGCAAAACAGAATATAGCCGCATTAGCAAAGACCCAGACATGCAAAAAAAGCTGGAGTATGCTCACAAATACTATAAAGCAAAAGAGTTTGAAAAAGCCATGGTTTTGTTCGACCAAGTGTCGGCATTTATTACCGGGCAAAAGGAACAAGAAGAGATACAATATTACATAGCCTATTGCAATTACAATATGGGCAATTACGATTTGGCCTCGTACCTATTCAAATCGTATCACGAGAATTATCCAAGCTCGAAGAATGCGGAAGAGTGCTACTATATGTATGCATACAGTCATTATATATCTTCGCAGGGATCGGAACTTGACCCCACGAACAATTACAAGGCCATCGACGAGTTTCAATCCTTCATTAATATTTATCCAGAAAGTAAGCGTGTTGAAGAAGCGAACAAGTGCATCGACAAATTGCGTGGTATTATGGCAACCAAATCGTATAACAATGCCAAGCTATATTATAAAATAGAAGATTATAAAGCTGCCATTGTGGCCCTTAGGAATGCTATAAAAGCATGGCCCGATATCGAACAAAGGGAAGAAATGGAATATATGGTAGTGAAGTCGCATTACCTCTTAGCTCTTAACAGTGCTGAACTTGTAGAGGAAGAAGGGAAAATTAAAAAGATAAAATTAGAACGTTATCAAAGTATGACAGAAGCATACATACTTTTTAAAGAAATCTATCCGCAAAGCAAATACCTTGATGAACTTGCAGGTTATTATAATAAAACACAGAAAGAAATAATAAAACTAAGTTAA
- a CDS encoding DNA-directed RNA polymerase subunit omega produces MPNPNKNVTTTTIPRDLRSMEEHTGNLYESIVIIAKRANQIAAQTKEEIHTKIASFHHDSDTLEEVFENREQIEMSMTYERQPKPTLVAIEEFLDKKVYHRNPLRDIQE; encoded by the coding sequence ATGCCAAACCCAAACAAGAACGTAACAACCACAACAATTCCACGCGATTTACGCAGCATGGAAGAACATACAGGAAATTTGTATGAAAGCATCGTAATTATTGCTAAGCGCGCCAACCAAATCGCTGCACAAACCAAAGAAGAAATTCACACAAAAATTGCTTCTTTTCACCACGATAGTGATACCTTGGAAGAAGTTTTTGAAAACCGTGAACAGATTGAAATGTCCATGACCTACGAGAGACAACCCAAACCAACCTTGGTTGCTATCGAAGAATTTTTAGATAAAAAAGTTTACCACCGCAATCCACTTAGGGATATTCAGGAGTAA